Part of the Mycteria americana isolate JAX WOST 10 ecotype Jacksonville Zoo and Gardens chromosome 10, USCA_MyAme_1.0, whole genome shotgun sequence genome, GAGACCACATCCAGGagcaacccccaccccccaagagCACTGGGCAGCCAGCGCAGGGAGCCAGCAGAACACGCTGTGCTTCTCCACCCCAGCAACACCTCTCCTGTCTCCTacccctgcctgctcccgccGAGCAGCCTGAGCAATTGGGTGGGACCAGGAGTGCCCGGACACCTCAGAGACCTTCGGGATGGAGGTGGCAGTGGGGACTGCAGGGAACATCTCAAACATACCCTCCGAGAGCTCTGCAAACTCCGCCAGCATCCGCACACCCAgatttcccctctccccacactgAGGGCTGCAGACCCGTTAGCAACGGCTCACCCATGGCAGGGGGAGAGCAGCTGCCGCTCGTGAAATAATCATCACCAACACCCCGGGCTCAGCCAGGgctgccagaccctgcctgcacctcctgcccagccagggCTCAGAGAGCCGGGACTGCCCCAGGTGTGGGGAACACgcaggggaggaggtggctgtgggTGAAGGCTTCTCCCCACCTCCACGAGCATCTCCTGCCCCGGTTTGCAGAGGCAGGTCTGGGCAGCGGGCGAGCTGCAGAAGCGGCGGTTGGTAACGTGGCTGCCGGGAACGTTGTGGCTAAAGGTTCTTTCCCCTTTTTGAAAATGCCAGTTCTTGGAAACTGAAGCATCTCCCAGGAAGACAGTAGCTCGGAGATGCTTCCCTGGTCTAGAATGGAAATTCTAGTGAAACCAGGTGGAGGCCCCCCATGAGTGAGCCTGGAGGGGGCTTGAGGTGGGATGAGAGGGGCTTCCCCCAGGGAAACCAGACCTGTCCCCACCCGTCCCCAGCAGCCACCAGAACCAGGGGCTTTGGGGATGACGCTGGAGACCCTGCTGTGAGGAATAAACCGCCCAGAGCAGGGCTCCCATCTGACCTCGGGCTGGCGGTAGTTGCTTTGTAGCCTCAAGCATGAGGACTTATCTCCTTTTACAGCTTACTTCTTGGTTATAGGGTCATTCTTACTCTCCACCATCCAGCTCCATGGAAGATGACACTGAAGACCAGGAGCAGGTCAGGGAGAGGCCCAGGTCTGGAGGGGGTTGAACTTTGCGCTCTTATTACATTCAACACAAAAATACAACTCTTGCTCCCCCCGCACTGGTCAGCCCCCAGCGCCCTTCCCAAACCATGTCCAAAAACTTCCGAGAAAACCTCTGCTTGTCTCCTCTCCCTCCGTAACAACCAGCAGCGGAGAGCGCTGGGGAGCGGTGCAGCACGGTGCCTGCGGGCACGAGGTGCACCAGGCTCCCTGTTCTGGGGACACACAGGCGCTGGCACGGTCCTCGCCAGGAGAGCTCCCGGCCCTGCCACCGGTGCTGGCTCCAGGCCCCCTCTCCAGCTCCCCTCGCCGCCGCACCACCCCTTCGCCCTCCCACCCCTCCGCAGCCTCCATCCACCAGAAGCACTGCAGAAGCTGCCGTGCAGAGATAAGATGTCAGCCGAAATGCCAAATACGCGTTTCTTTTACTCCCGAGGGGatgagcagggcaggcagcgttTCCTTCTCCAGCCGGGACCAGGAGCACCAGGATGCTCGTGCAGGCAGGGGTCTGGAAAGCCAAAACCTTACCAGATGATGCCGTTTCATGCTGCCTTTTTTAACACAACAGCCACATCAGCGGAGTTTGGGGGAGCCCACGCTGGCTGTGTGCGCCCAGCACCGCTCCTCCCTCTGACACCCCGGGATCGTGGCTGGGAGAGAGGGCCCGGGGAGAGGCCACGACCAAAAGCCAAGCAGGGAAGAGGAGCGAGGCCAAACTGGTTGagcctgcccaggcaggcagctgccagctctgcccgcagagccggggctgcaggcagtgTGGACAGATGGCTACTTCTCGCCCAAGCAGCCTCCGTGTCTCATTCACAGATTTGCTGTCCCTGAGTCATTGCCCTTCAAACGACAGCGGAGCCGAGCTTCCTCTCCGTGGAGCCAGGCATGAGTCGCATCCTAATGGCATCCCGGTGACAGCGGGAATAGCCCGTGGCAGCCAGGTATCTCCTGcactcctgcttctgctgcctgcctgcctgctgcctcccaccccggCGGGCAGCTCTGGAGCTGGGCAGCGGAGGAAAAGCCCCATGGGGCATCTGTGGGGCCAGGCCTGGGGCCGTGGGACATTTCCACGAGACCCCGCTGCTTCCTGgggtgcggaggggctggggctgctgcgtGCGGTCCTCGGGGCTCCGCAGGTGCCGAGCCCTGCGGTCTCTGCCACGGGGAGAGGCCAGGCTGTGCGTGATCCCTACGGTGCACAAAAGGCTCCTTTCCTGATGCAAAAGATGCCTATCTCGGGACGGGGAACCACGTGAAGCCCCGTGTGTGGGCAGCTCCAGCGATGTCCTGGGTTCAAGCAGACACCGTGTGCATCCTCTTCCACCTCTCGGTGCCCGGCTGTGGGGAGggtgctgcctcctctcccctggCAGCACAAGGATGCTCGCACGGCTGGCAGTCGGCGTGACACTAGCAGATCCCTTTGTCCGGGGGGACAGCACGTATCGCTGCCCGTTATGAAAAGCAGCATTGCAAGCCGCCCCCGATCTGGGCCACCCCAGGCAGCCTGTAGCAATGGGTCCGTACAGCAAAGCGGGACCAGGGCGGGGGCGGTTGTGTCATTTTACCAGGTCACACATTTTGCCGATACCGTCACACACGCTGCTGAGCTCACGGACTCCCAGAGGCTGCCTGCACCCAACAGGACCGCGGCACACCCGATGTTTTCCAAAAGGCATCGTTAGCTGCTGAAGTATCGCACCGCGCCTCTGCCGCCGGAGCTGAGCCTGCTTCTCCGAGGAGGTCGTTCCACCCCACCGGTGAAGCCCCCGCACGCATCGTGCTCCCAGGGACAGGCACAGGCGGAGCGGAACCGGGGCTCGCGTGCATCCAGCACCGGCGGCAGCAGGCACAGCCGGGAGCACACGGGCGCAGGAACAGGCGTTGGCGCCTGCGTCACTTGTAGCTACTTGGTGACAGTTTGATGGAGACAGATCTCTCGCCCTCCCTCGCGCTCTTCCCTGCACCATTTGCCGATCTGCCTGTTGCTGCACGGAGACTTGCTGCCTTTataaacttctgtatttttcccttaaGCACCACCGACAGACATTAACAGGCGAGGACTAATagacaaccaaccaaccagcccAAAGCAGGCAGCCAAACACcgctgaaatcagtggcaaattCCACCCCCCCACGCACCACCACCCAACAGCCCAGCCAAGTGCTGGGGGGAGCACCCCACGGCCACTGCCCCCACCCTGGGCTGCTTCACCCCACAGCAGCCATGAGGGTCCGGCCGCCAGCCCACCGCACACCCCCAGGCATCTTGAGATGTCTTGACCCCAAGCAAAGCTCGGGACTGTCCAAGCACCGGCTCAGCATCCCACTTCATGGGGCTGCAGCACTCCCACGCATCCCGGGCACCGCTGGAGCATTTCTGACACCTTGACACTTTTGTTATTACAGAGCAAACTCCTTTCATCAGTCAGTTTTtggttcttctgtttttccatctttgatCTCTGTTTTCAAGCATCTAGGTGGCACCTGACACAAGGCGCAGGAATCGGGCCGTGCCAGGGGCTGCGGCTGCAGTAACTGCACGCCTAAACCCACACATTCCTTTTGTTCAAATTCTTTATACAGTTTAATCACATCTTTGTGCAGGGCTGAAAAAAGTTACGTTTGCTTATACAGAATTGGTGTGTAACGTGGAGCTGCGCGCTCGGCTAAGCTTGTGCATGTGGTCTTGCTAAAATTGCTGAATTATGTACTGTGCTGATCCACTGGAATTACTCTGGAATTTACTCTGGAATTCTTTTTCACCTCATGAAATGCCAGTAAAGCTCCACCTCACCGGCCAGGCTTGTTCCTGAGCCGGTGAGGTGGAGCTCAGGTGCAGACACCAGAGCTGCCTGGGTGCTTGGGAGCAGCTTCTCCCCTCCTGGGCTCCTGgacttcacatttaaaaaaaaaaaaaaaaaggcaagattttgGTGAAACCACTTTTGCCGTGGGTCTCAAGGGACCTCCCCTCTGCGCACGGGTCTCCATGCAAGGAGCCACCCAGGCTTGGAGCCAGAGTGCACCAGGTTGAGCAGCATTTTGGATAAGCCCAGCCCAGACAAACTCAACTCGAGCTGCCTTTGTGAAGGTAAAACGCTGCTTTGGTTCGCCCAAGAGGCATCCCTGGCACCGGGATGCCCCCAAGACATGGCCCTCCCAAAGCTCCTGGCACCGGCGTGCTTGGGTTTCCAGAAGAtgctctgcagggagggatgctcAGCAGAAACACCAATTGCTGATGCTGTTTCTTGCTAAACAAGAGCAAGAGAACAGGACCCCCGGAGGGTATTGAACCTGGGCACTGCAGATTTGCTCCCCAGCCACTCGGTGTGGGCTGTTGCCGCTCAGTACGGGCTGTGCCAGGCACGGTGCCGCGGCAGACCGGCCTCCGTCTCTCACGGCATCACCTGTGCACCCACAGCAGGGAAACACCGGCACGTCGCGAAAGCCCCAGGAGTGAaatcctgccctgccaggctcccCCAGACAGGCTCTCGGGTAGGTAACGGGGAAACCAGAGGTGAAAAAACAGATCTGGCCAGGGCCGCAGCGGGATTCAACAGCCACTGGCCCAGGCGTGCAGAGAAACCCTGGTAATCTAATATAATTTGAGATGCTACAGGTCCTGTCCAGCCTCGCCTTCCCACCAGCGCTCTGttaccagccccagccctgcagctcctggctgtcAGTCCTTCTCTCTCCACAGCTTTGTTTCTTGCAACCTAATGAGTCCTTAATTCAGCAGGCTTTCTCCCATAGATCTTGATTTGCCCTAGTACCGGTGGGAACGTGCACTTTTAGGAGAGCTCTCCGTAGCGGCTGTTGGTGAGGGAGATGGCACAAACACAGTGCTCTGCCTTTACAGAAGCAAACCTCTCATCTGGCGGTGGCTGAGCTGGAGCAACGCTGCTTTTTGCCTGtccagaaagatggaaaaaaggcaCAAACCAGCCATAAGCATCCCGCAGGGCATCACTTTGGAGGGATGGGGATTTCTTCCTGCATTAAGTCCTGCAAAGCCTGAGCTGAAGGCTCACGTGCTGCaagggctgccgctgccccgcaTTTCCCGAGGGACATTCAGCCACAACGTCCACGTCCCCGGGCCGTGACCTCCTCGAGCCCTTTTGAAGGATGCTACCAACGTGTCACCACAACCGCTCGGTGCACGAAGTTCACTGTGTCTTGCAGCGACAAAGGGTACAAGTCGCACAGGAAGAGGGGAGATGGAGGTGGCAGGCAGCTGCTCCCAACTCATTTAATGAATTTTCCCTCTTATAGGCAGAAAAACACAAGCATTTTCCACCTCTTTTATGCACATCACCGCTAACTAGCACCATGACCCCAGCAGCTGGCACTCAGGTCTTCTTCACAGCAAGAGgtgaaatgtatttcagaagacGGATGGACCTTGCGGACCGGCttcatcctctccctcccctgttcACACGGTGCCGGGGGGCCCGCCCACGAGGGGCTGCGAGAGCCAGCCTCCATGAAACCCCATCAAAcgtaaaatgcaaacaaacaataAACCCGAGAAATGTATTTTCACGTTTCACTGCCTCTCAGCCATAGGGAATTTTGGTGTTAGTTGTAGGAGTAATGagtaaaacattttcagagtaTGATTCGGAAGCTGTTAGTGCTGCACAGGAATAACAACAACGTATGCAGAAAGTGGGATCTGCCCGGGAattatttccaagcagaaaataaaaaggcctAGGAGAACATTACAACAACGAGCAATCTACGCAGCTGAATGACACAGAGACCCCACCATTTCACGGCATTTCTATCTCCCGCCGCTCCTGGGGAGATTTTGACCCAGCCTTCCCTGAGCGCTCCCCCGAGCTCCGGGCACGGACGGATCCGGGGTTCGGATACTCGGGATGCTGCTCCCCCCCGGCAGCAGCCGCCTTTCCCCCACCGAGCACAGCGTCCCGAAACCGGGGTCAGCCCCCGGGATGATTTATTAACAGGGAACGACAGGACCCGTGTGTCCCTGTTCCTCCTGAAACCAACCCACAACACTCAGCTGCTTCCAAGTTTCCAAGTTTTTAACTCGGGGTCAAACCTGCTGCCGTAAGGAGGAACCGGCTTTTGTTGTtggggcttttgttgttgttttaaagcaGATGCAATAAAAAGCCAAAATCACTGGGGTGATTCGGCTGCCAAAGAGCTCCGTGTGTGCTGTTTATCGAGCCGTGCTGCTCCTTGGGGACAAAATTACGGGGGGATAcgtggctctgcagagggaggctGCGTGCAGGTGAGCTGGAGCTGCTTTGTTTCCCCGCCTTCATTTTTCCAGCCGCTATTACGGAATAGGAAGGATGTGAATGGGAGGCAGCCACGCGGTGCAGGAGCCCTGCTCCCACGGCGAGCGCGGTCCCCTGCCCTGCATACTCACCCAGCcccagaaatattatttaaatcCTGTTTACCCAGCTAcagggctctctgcagccagAGTCCTGCTGCAAGGATTTTGCAGGAGCCTCTCACGCCGGCTGAGCTGACTGTCATGTTTTCCTCCGCTCCTCTCCTATTTTGCTGTCATTTGCTCTCGTATGTTGTTACCATCGAGCGGTAGCTCTCTGCTGTCGCTTTCAAGCGGGTATTCACATGAGCAGCGTGCAGCCGCAAGTCACATCAGAAAATGCAGTATTATTCAGCATCTGGATAGGAATTACAAATTCAGGCTGCTTTAAAAATCCCGCCAGCCAGATTTTCCAATGCAACGAGTAACTGCAGCCCCTGCTGAAGTCCAGGGGACTCGAAATCAGGCCAAAACTCGCTCGTCACCACCACGCCGGAGGAGTTTGGCGTTAGCCTCATTTCACAAATGGGGAACAGCCACCGAGAGGGTGAGGTTGAGGCTCGCAGCTGGGAAAGTCTAAAGTAAGGCACCTAAATACGTATTGAAGCACGTATTAAATAAGTGGCCTGATTTTCAGGAGAGACTGAAACGAGTGGGAGCTGCAAGGGCTCGGGTCGGTGTGTGCAGACTCGGGCACCCGCACTGGAAATTTCCTCGTGGGTGGCCCGGGCGAGCGCATACAGGTTGGCCCTGCTGCTTGCACCCTCCTGTTGCTTCCTAAATGCCGCCTGTGAAATCGCAAAGCTGGTGCTCACAGATGCTCTAAGGATGCAACCGCCAATGTAACACGGAGCAAGTGAGGAGGTACGCGCCTTGCCCCTACTACCTCCAGCTCTGCACCTTCTAAGCTCGTTTCCTGCTTTCTCATCAAGGATGTTAAGACCAGGGACACTTAATGAAGACTCATCTAAGCATGGCTCTGTTTCTAGATGCTTTAGAGTCCATGGGAACATCTCCTTGCCCAAGACCCAAAGGTAATACTTATTTTCTTATCTCTGTTTGCTCCTCTCTCCGGGTCTCTATGCCAGCGAGCACAAGCAAGTCGGACTCAGCAGAGGGACACTAAGCCTGCAGTGAGGGTGTCTGTACGCTCTACCGGACACGGCACGGGAAGACCCCGCTTCTGCTGGGCCCCCGGGAGCGGAAGCAGCGCAACGGCTGGCAGCGCTGAATCCCTTCATTCACCGCggaagcagagcagcaggaccAAACCACTCGGTGCATGCTGAATACTACGTACCTTTGAAACCGCAGGGGGAATTTGGGCAAGCAGATTGTAATTACCTGGCCTGGCACCGGCCCAGAACGCCAGCACTAGCTCCCTTCCAAAACCGGCTCCTTACAAAAGTGATGCAGAAACGCGGGCCTGAGAGCAGCGGCCAGGATCTCGCCGCTGTGCCCTTGATGAAAGACACCACCTCGGTGTCCCCAGCGCTGTGCCCCGGTGCTGCTCCCGCGCTTTCCCACAGGACGAGCGCCGCACCAAGAGCCACCCGCGTCACCACCGCAGCTCCAACTGTCCCTCAAAACTCTCCCAGAAGAGCAGTGGCCAAGCCCTGTCCTGTCACCGAGGGATGCTCTGCCACCGTCCCTCTGGGGACGATGCTGTAACACACCCCGATGCCTCTCCCCCAAGACACGGCTCCGAGAAAGGGAAAGCAGGTTTGATTATCAAGACCATTACGCTTCCCAGAGGCGATGTCCAGAGGGAGCGCGTACAGGTGACCCAGGCAGCTCAGAGCAGGCGGAAGCTGAAGCAGCCGTGGTGCCGGGGCTCGTAAGAAAGCAGGGGAGCGCCCAGCAGAACCGTGCCGGGCTCCGGACGGAGATGTGACCGCGGCTCTTGCTTTGGAGAGGAGACGGCACCGTGCTGAGGCTCGATCTGACTGATGCTGGGGAAGGCAACCCATTCGCTTTCGGAACATGGACCGTGCCCTGCGGCTGGGGACAGCCCGTGACGCTGGGGGGAACGCCAACGGGGAGGCACATCCCGGCACCCCGGCCCATCTCCCTGGGGAGAAGgggtggaagggctggaaaaCAGCTGTCACATGCGGGTAAGGGGATCCGGCACCGTGGTTCATCTCAGGTCACCGCTTGTCTACACACCTCAGCTTAACGACGgccgggcagagccctgggctgccccagccctgtgcagcaCCCCTCCGCAGCAGCAGAAGGCCAGAGGCAGCGGTGAGGGGCCCCACACCTGCCCTGGCTCAGCCTGCGTGCACACAGGTGTACGTGCATGCGGCACGTAAAGGGGTGCGGGTGAGGCTGGTAGGGAGTGGGGTGTCAGGAGGCTGCGTGCGCGCGGATGGGTGCGAAGGGATGCGCGAGTGCACGCGCGCTCAGGCCAAGCCCCGCTCTGCCCTCTCGCTCCCACCGCCCCGTCCCAGCTGGCCCGAGGGCTCTGGACCCGTCCCGCCGGCAGTGCCAGGCTGGGGCTCGGCAGGCACAGGGAGACCCCCAGCccgcgggcaggcagcagcgcagCTCCGGCAGGCATGCGGGCAGGAAGGCCGCAGCACCCTCCCGCAGCCGGGAcgcccggggctcggcggggctgcgggACAGCGCGCAGCTCGCCCCAGGACAGCGCGCAGCTCGCCCCAGGCTGCCCGCCACGGAGCACCCCCTCCTACCTTGCAGTCTGTCAGGCAGGATCTGACCGAGTACTCTTCCGATTGCAAGTACTTCTCCAGCAAGAGGTCGAACTCCTCGTATTTTTCCTGAGCGTGTTGGTCCAGTCGCTGGTACGCCTGGACGCAGCTGCTACAGGCCTCCCCGCCCAGCGCCCCGGCCGCTGCCACCACCAAGTCCACCATCAGGTTGTCCATGCTGCAGTCCAGGCCGTCCGGGCCGGCCATCTCCCGCAGCAGGTCCCAGATCGTGTAAGTATCACAAAAGGAGAGGTTGAAGTTCCTAAAGTAAGCCTGCAGGAAGGTCCTCTTGGAGGAGGGAGAGGCGAAgaagggggcggcggcggggggcgagcggAGGGGCGCGCcggccggggagccccgcggccgctgcAGGGCGTGCAGCCGGGCGCAGGCCGAGTCCAGGtcgccgcgggcggcggggcaggggccggcggggccggcggcccgGCTGAGGTTCCCGAGCAGGGCCTCGCAGCTGCCGCCCGCCGGCTCGGCCGCCAGCAGGGCCCGCGGcccgcggctccgcgcccgcccggcgccgctccgctcccgcgCCCGCAGCTTGGCCCCGGCGCAGAGCCACAGATGGTCGGAGAGGAGGACGGTGAAGAAGAGGAGCGAGGCCAGCGAGAGGCGCCATTTCTGCGCCCGCTCGGGGTCGGCCACCGGCTTGTCGCTGCGGCGCGGCGCGCAGCacaccgccccgccgccggcgcccccgCGGGGGTACATCCAGGCGCCGCGGATCATGctgcgggggcggcgcgggggggcggcggcggcggcggcggggcgcgccgcgctgccgccgccgtcacctgcggccgccgcgccgcgccgccgccgccgccgccgccatgcccGCGCCCCCGCCTAcaggccgccgccggccgccgcgctggctcggccccgccgccgctccccgccccggccccggccccggccccggccgcggcgcgccgcccgccgctcggGGGCatgccccggccccgctcactcGGCTTTCCGCTTCCCCGTCCGCTGCGCCAGCtcgcgggccccgccgcgcccgccgccgccgccgggccccatGCCCTCAGTCTGTCGCCATCTTCGGCCGCGCCGCCAACACCTTGAGGAGCCGCGCCGCCCTGCGCCTGCGCGCCCGCCCGGTGtcgttccccccccgccccccgccgcccgttcgccgcccggcccggccccggggcccgccgcccggcccgggcaccggcggcggcaGGTGCCGTGGTGCTGAAGGACagctccgcccgcccgccccgccgctacCGGGGCCGCCGaggccggggcgcggcgcgggca contains:
- the NALF2 gene encoding NALCN channel auxiliary factor 2; amino-acid sequence: MIRGAWMYPRGGAGGGAVCCAPRRSDKPVADPERAQKWRLSLASLLFFTVLLSDHLWLCAGAKLRARERSGAGRARSRGPRALLAAEPAGGSCEALLGNLSRAAGPAGPCPAARGDLDSACARLHALQRPRGSPAGAPLRSPPAAAPFFASPSSKRTFLQAYFRNFNLSFCDTYTIWDLLREMAGPDGLDCSMDNLMVDLVVAAAGALGGEACSSCVQAYQRLDQHAQEKYEEFDLLLEKYLQSEEYSVRSCLTDCKAVYKAWLCSEYFNVTQQQCRHRIPCKQYCLEVQTRCPFVLPDNDELIYGGLPGFICTGLLENQLPDEEAKCCEVQWDSCDHPPDSNDNTSPKSTASESLHFHRHDPHLHHQRQNHYHLYHHHQYHQPHSPSLLPVSAGSRLGSSRIRLCVLVLMLLHTMVSFSSVHGGSGAAGGGLSLEVLPTLEESVARDE